The following are encoded together in the Candidatus Kapaibacterium thiocyanatum genome:
- a CDS encoding 4-hydroxy-3-methylbut-2-enyl diphosphate reductase, with product MNVTIDRFSGFCWGVVRTVQIAEDQLARERANRNVYVLGHIIHNPSEIARLEAKGLETVSVDDFERLAHSGAKVIIRAHGEPPATYRKAWEYGIEIIDATCPVVTKLQERVRKFYDQQYQIVIFGKKDHAEVLGVRGVVHDNCVVVKNVDEALALVDPARKTVLFSQTTMDRPTFQAIRDALKARIAELVVDTIEEIATEFHAKDTICGQVSGREGQLAQFASNNDVVIFVAGRASSNGKVLYDVAHASNPRTYFIENASELNDEWFAGAETVGISGATSTPQWYMEEVAEAIRTRYN from the coding sequence ATGAACGTTACCATCGACAGATTTTCCGGCTTCTGCTGGGGCGTGGTACGCACGGTACAGATCGCCGAGGACCAGCTCGCCAGGGAACGTGCCAACCGTAACGTCTACGTTCTCGGTCACATCATCCACAATCCGAGCGAGATCGCGAGACTCGAAGCCAAGGGACTGGAAACCGTTTCCGTCGACGATTTCGAACGCCTGGCACATAGTGGAGCCAAGGTCATCATCCGCGCCCACGGCGAACCTCCCGCCACCTATCGCAAGGCCTGGGAATACGGCATCGAAATCATCGACGCTACCTGCCCGGTCGTGACCAAGCTCCAGGAACGCGTCCGCAAGTTCTACGACCAGCAATACCAGATCGTCATCTTCGGCAAGAAGGATCACGCCGAAGTACTCGGCGTCCGTGGTGTCGTCCACGATAATTGCGTCGTCGTCAAGAACGTCGACGAAGCCCTCGCCCTCGTCGATCCAGCCCGCAAGACCGTCCTTTTCTCGCAGACGACGATGGACAGGCCTACCTTCCAGGCCATTCGCGATGCTCTCAAGGCCCGTATCGCCGAGTTGGTGGTGGACACCATCGAGGAAATCGCTACCGAATTCCACGCCAAGGACACCATCTGCGGCCAGGTCAGCGGCCGCGAAGGGCAGCTCGCCCAGTTCGCCTCGAACAACGACGTCGTGATCTTCGTCGCCGGCCGGGCCTCCAGCAACGGCAAGGTGCTGTACGACGTGGCCCATGCCTCGAACCCGCGAACCTACTTCATCGAGAACGCGTCGGAACTGAACGACGAATGGTTCGCCGGAGCGGAGACGGTAGGCATCAGCGGCGCCACCAGTACTCCGCAATGGTACATGGAAGAGGTAGCCGAGGCCATCCGCACCAGATACAACTGA